Proteins encoded together in one Acanthopagrus latus isolate v.2019 chromosome 19, fAcaLat1.1, whole genome shotgun sequence window:
- the rbbp8 gene encoding DNA endonuclease RBBP8 translates to MSCPDLSSGAPKPADLFEDLWRQLGECHQNTLRELEAKVSKLKKDRCLDAQRLEVFYNRNQQLKEQNKTLQDAVSLLEERLRAGECDRCAILGENLKNNQDENLRLVAKLKNERNSLEDENRKLHTELQKLKLSRSELKRTSSPEPEDGIIPDSPVLPSSLPVANKLKKRKNVDTVKYVRYAEMPLPQANNSLFKELNKAGNDATKNPGRAEVLVPNTCELDIPQISNDVNLDAEEAIAETCVLELLDKPPMRTKTTAGHQSSSKSPRHREVSTQATPVTPALRRHRSSLLSTLIHSPDSTTEISPSLLPHVRRFSEDHSVNRAKRRKEENELEVQEENKDGEQEGVDKQEDGKHERIKRTATTVQSSQPGISSQRPNVSYTSPAFKKPSIREASKDGGGKRGNPPQELNASLDQHGGEHANWKQKVEPMWSIDPAVALSMYDSEWRGDEEKEEQQFHGELVDTDCTWVSHSLLQGRGENARDRRDSVCGLGEKANDSLDMMFDTTAYGEYKSYNTPRLGQSQPCGGDDDDDDDDEEQEEEEEQDPHENTMSQMKKNKAQHPTFAHVAVVRKKDERRKLKGTTCKECEVYYAHLPEEEKQKKLSACSRHRFLYIPPCTPENFWEVGFPSTQTCIERGYIKEETNPQARSRRRQPFNALFSPKRKQQES, encoded by the exons ATGAGCTGCCCTGACCTGAGCAGCGGGGCGCCCAAACCAGCTGACCTCTTTGAAGACCTGTGGAGGCAGCTTGGAGAGTGCCACCAGAATACACTGCGAG AACTGGAGGCAAAAGTGAGCAAGCTGAAAAAGGACCGCTGTTT agatGCTCAGAGGCTTGAGGTGTTTTACAATCGCaaccagcagctgaaggagcaAAATAAAACCCTGCAGGATGCTGTCAGCCTCCTGGAGGAAAG GCTCCGTGCAGGAGAGTGTGATCGATGTGCCATCTTGGGGGAGAACCTGAAAAATAACCAGGATGAGAATTTGCGCCTCGTCGCCAAACTTA agaatgaaagaaacagccttgaggatgaaaacagaaaacttcaCACTGAACTGCAGAAACTGAAGCTGTCTCG CTCAGAGCTGAAGCGGACGTCATCCCCAGAGCCAGAAGACGGCATCATCCCAGACTCACCAGTCCTGCCCAGCTCGCTCCCGGTGgcaaacaaactgaagaaaCGCAAAAATGTCGACACAGTGAAGTACGTTCGCTATGCAGAGATGCCTCTACCACAGGCCAACAACTCGCTCTTTAAGG AACTGAATAAGGCAGGGAATGATGCCACAAAGAATCCGGGAAGAGCAGAAGTGCTTGTACCCAACACATGTGAACTGGACATACCCCAAATCTCAA atgatGTGAATCTAGATGCTGAAGAAGCAATAGCAGAAACCTGTGTCCTTGAACTTCTTGACAAGCCTCCCATG agaactAAGACAACTGCCGGCCATCAAAGCAGCTCAAAGTCTCCCAGGCATCGTGAAGTTTCAAC TCAAGCAACTCCAGTAACGCCTGCCTTAAGGCGCCATCGCTCCTCCCTTTTATCCACGCTGATCCACAGTCCAGACTCGACCACAGAAATATCCCCATCCCTTCTCCCACATGTCAGACGTTTTTCAGAGGACCACTCTGTTAACCGAGCAAAacggaggaaggaggaaaatgAGCTGGAGGTGCAAGAGGAGAACAAAGATGGTGAACAGGAAGGGGTGGACAAACAGGAGGACGGCAAACATGAACGGATTAAAAGAACTGCCACCACT GTTCAGTCATCTCAACCTGGGATTTCCAGCCAAAGGCCAAATGTTTCCTATACAAGTCCTGCTTTCAAGAAGCCTAGTATTAGAGAAGCCAGCAAGGATGGTGGTGGGAAGAGAGGAAACCCACCGCAGGAGCTGAATGCCTCACTTGACCAACATGGAGGAGAACAtg CTAACTGGAAACAGAAAGTGGAGCCCATGTGGAGCATCGACCCGGCAGTCGCCCTGTCCATGTATGACAGCgagtggagaggagatgag gAAAAGGAAGAACAGCAGTTTCATGGAGAACTGGTAGATACAGACTGCACCTGGGTCAGTCACAGCTTGCTGCAGGGTCGGGGGGAAAATGCCAGAGACAGACGGGACAGCGTGTGTG GACTCGGTGAGAAGGCGAATGACAGTTTAGACATGATGTTTGACACGACAGCTTATGGGGAGTACAAGTCCTACAACACTCCACGGTTAGGCCAGAGCCAGCCctgtggtggtgatgatgacgacgatgatgatgatgaagaacaagaggaggaagaag AACAAGATCCTCATGAAAACACTATGAGccaaatgaaaaagaacaaagcaCA ACACCCGACATTTGCACATGTGGCTGTAGTTCGCAAGAAAGACGAGCGAAGAAAACTGAAGGGCACGACCTGCAAGGAGTGTGAAGTT TATTACGCTCATCTCccggaggaggaaaaacagaaaaagttgTCTGCGTGCTCCAGGCACAGATTTCTGTATATTCCTCCTTGTACCCCTGAAAACTTCTGGGAAGTTGGATTCCCATCGACTCAGACGTGCATCGAAAGAG GTTACATCAAGGAAGAGACGAACCCACAGGCACGTTCTCGAAGAAGACAACCATTCAATGCTTTATTTTCCCCAAAGCGAAAACAGCAGGAGAGCTAA
- the LOC119008540 gene encoding transmembrane protein 241: protein MQWRRHFTGLAFGVVFVVSYFTNKFVLSVLKFTYPTLFQGWQTFIGAVLLLLSGKLGWVEMSRITSSAALSWLPGSLLFVGNIYAGSRALSRIDIPFFFTLQNSSHVVSYTLTKVVHREKGQWLKFISLFFMLLSAINLPFYDPQFDYSGYLWAVGHLFCVGAYKVFQVHHKPSNLSDLEQQCINYLFSVLLLALAAHPSGDLMGALEFPSLQSYTFHCGCCASALLGFLLLLATVKLKSGFSLEHFGVWIFMSKVTAMCLSPFIFYMDINAPALICVVVSHVAEALLVYAERE, encoded by the exons ATGCAGTGGAGAAGACATTTCACTGGTCTCGCTTTTGGCGTCGTTTTCGTTGTATCATATTTCACTAATAAG tttgtcctgTCAGTGTTAAAATTCACATATCCAACGTTATTTCAAGG ATGGCAGACATTTATCGGCGCTGTCCTGCTTCTACTCTCTGGGAAGCTGGGATGGGTGGAGATGAGCCGCATCACCAG TTCAGCCGCTCTCTCCTGGCTGCCAGGCTCCCTCCTGTTTGTAGGAAACATATATGCTGGTTCCAGGGCCTTGTCACGCATT gacattccttttttcttcacccTTCAGAATTCCTCTCACGTTGTCAGTTACACACTCACAAAGGTTGTCCATAGAGAG AAGGGGCAATGGCTGAAATTCATCAG CTTATTCTTCATGCTGCTTTCAGCCATCAACCTCCCCTTCTACGATCCTCAG tttgactACAGTGGTTACCTGTGGGCTGTCGGTCATCTGTTCTGTGTTG GTGCATACAAGGTGTTTCAAGTTCACCACAAACCCAGCAATTTAAG TGACCTTGAACAACAGTGCATCAACTACTTGTTCAG tgtgctgctgctggccctTGCCGCTCACCCATCAG GTGACCTCATGGGTGCCTTGGAGTTCCCCTCCCTTCAGTCCTACACatttcactgtggctgctgcgccag TGCACTGCTGGggttcctgctgctgttggccACAGTCAAGCTAAAAAGTGGATTTTCGCTGGAGCACTTTGGTGTCTGGATTTTTATGTCCAAG GTGACTGCCATGTGCCTCTCTCCGTTTATTTTCTACATGGACATTAATGCTCCAGCTCTCATTTG TGTGGTCGTCAGTCATGTTGCGGAGGCCCTGCTGGTGTATGCTGAGAGAGAATAA
- the nsmaf gene encoding protein FAN isoform X1, protein MCRAAELIALLLSILQWSASRRRFSLLLLDLEEYYFEQHTAYHVTATSKKERKIRGSFKVCSRSVIFDPDDHEAPILKIPLRDCKKIEFVEKENNPFNEPRPSSISISCVQAIYIKESNVIAPYRNERGATKMNFQLEVGSKTEDVVSTLLQLHRASRLEKLGDQTAMIAANLQSRLARSSFDKNCFQSVAEKPHMECASEMVMPLVSNPGHICITDENLYFQPLNGYPEHVIQIKLHQIRRIYKRRHGLRPLGLEVFCTENDFCSDIYLKFYNTADRDEIYYYIATFLENHMTEHTAESYMLQWQRGHLSNYQYLLHLNNLADRSCNDLSQYPVFPWVLSDYSSAQLDMTNADTFRDLSKPVGALNKERLDRLLARYRGMPEPPFMYGSHYSSPGYVLFYLVRVAPEHMLCLQNGRYDHADRMFNSIGETWKNCLEGATDFKELIPEFYGNDWSFLENKLSLDLGRKQNGSFVGDVVLPPWASDASDFLQKHRTALESQYVSEHLHEWIDLVFGYKQRGSEAVAAHNVFHPLTYEGGIDCDSIEDPDQRIAMLTQILEFGQTPKQLFTSPHPQRITPRFHNMTRSSSITSPLSELSPASQSEDSSFEDLTEESRKLAWANMGNLKLLSSHKIHKEAVTGIAVTRDGAAIFSTSQDSTLKMFSKELQDFQRSMSFSNMALSSCLMLTDGKTVVCSSWDNNVYFYSIPYGRRQDTLMGHDDAVSKMCWFDDRLYTASWDSTVKVWQCAADSTSSHKRSQFELLAELEHDAGVNTISLNPAGTLLVSGCKDGTVTIWDTSSYTTLQQVHCHTGTIHHMAFSPDSRHILSVGADCCMKVTDVQTGMVISSVKAEEEQRCFCWDGSSVLCGGRSGDLLLWDLISNTVTKRIPAHSAAVTAMWMNELCTTVITGGEDRQTIFWKLQS, encoded by the exons AtgtgcagagcagctgagctCATTGCACTTCTTCTAAGTATATTACAGTGGAGTGCATCAAGGCGCAG atTTTCTCTCCTTTTGCTGGATCTGGAAGAGTATTATTTCGAACAGCACACTGCATACCACGTGACGGCCACTTCAAAAAAGGAGAG AAAAATCAGAGGCTCGTTCAAGGTCTGCTCCAGATCTGTCATATTTGATCCAGACGATCATGAAGCGCCAATTTTAAAG ATTCCTCTTCGGGACTGTAAGAAGATCGAGTTTGTGGAGAAAGAGAACAACCCTTTTAATGA GCCTCGCCCATCTTCCATTTCTATTTCATGTGTGCAG GCTATTTACATCAAAGAGAGCAATGTCATAGCACCTTACAGAAATGAGAGG GGAGCAACGAAAATGAATTTCCAGCTGGAAGTTGGGAGTAAAACAGAAGATGTGGTTTCAACATTACTTCAG CTCCATAGGGCGTCCCGTCTGGAAAAGCTTGGAGATCAGACTGCAATG ATTGCAGCCAATCTTCAGTCACGGCTGGCGAGGTCGTCTTTTGACAAAAACTG CTTTCAGAGTGTAGCTGAGAAGCCTCACATGGAGTGTGCATCGGAGATGGTCATGCCTCTGGTGTCTAATCCCGGCCACATCTGCATAACAGATGAAAACCTCTACTTCCAGCCACTCAATGGATATCCG GAACATGTGATTCAAATCAAGCTCCACCAAATCAGGAGAATCTACAAGAGGCGGCATGGACTACGACCACTG GGTCTCGAGGTGTTCTGCACTGAGAATGATTTCTGCTCTGATATCTACCTGAAGTTTTACAACACAGCCGACAGAGATGAGATCTACTACTACATCGCCACTTTCTTGG AGAACCACATGACGgagcacacagcagagagctACATGCTGCAGTGGCAGCGCGGCCATCTGAGCAACTACCAGTATCTCCTCCATCTCAACAACCTGGCTGACCGCAGCTGCAACGACCTCTCCCAGTATCCCGTCTTCCCCTGGGTGCTCAGTGACTACAGCAGTGCTCAGTTGG ATATGACAAACGCTGACACATTCAGGGACTTGAGCAAACCTGTCGGAGCCTTAAACAAGGAGCGGCTGGACAGGCTGCTG GCTCGCTACAGAGGCATGCCTGAACCTCCGTTCATGTACGGCAGTCACTACTCCTCTCCAGGCTATGTCCTGTTTTACCTGGTCAGAGTTG CTCCAGAGCACATGCTGTGTCTCCAGAACGGCCGCTATGATCATGCAGATCGCATGTTTAATAG CATAGGTGAAACGTGGAAAAACTGCTTGGAGGGGGCAACTGACTTCAAAgag TTGATTCCAGAGTTTTATGGGAACGACTGGAGCTTTCTAGAAAACAAACTGAGTCTGGATTTGGGCAGAAAGCAGAACGGAAGCTTTGTTGGCGATGTCGTTCTCCCACCGTGGGCCTCAG ATGCCAGCGATTTCCTTCAGAAGCACAGGACAGCTCTGGAGAGTCAGTACGTGTCGGAGCACCTTCATGAGTGGATCGACCTGGTGTTTGGCTATAAACAGAGAGGCAGTGAAGCTGTTGCGGCTCACAATG tgtTCCACCCACTGACTTATGAAGGTGGCATCGACTGTGACAG CATTGAGGACCCCGACCAGAGAATCGCCATGCTAACACAGATCCTGGAGTTCGGCCAGACGCCAAAACAGCTGTTCACCAGCCCCCACCCTCAGAGGATCACGCCGAGGTTTCACAACATGACCCGGAGCTCCAGCATCACCTCACCACTCAGTGAGCTGTCTCCAg cCTCTCAGAGCGAGGACTCGTCCTTTGAGGACCTGACCGAGGAGAGCAGGAAGCTGGCCTGGGCAAACATGGGAAATCTGAAACTTCTCTCCAGCCACAAGATCCATAAAGA GGCTGTTACAGGCATCGCTGTGACAAGAGACGGAGCAGCTATTTTCTCCACATCCCAAG ACTCAACACTTAAGATGTTTTCCAAAGAGCTGCAGGACTTCCAGAGGAGCATGTCCTTCTCTAACATG GCCCTGTCATCATGTTTGATGCTGACAGATGGGAAAACGGTGGTGTGCTCTTCGTGGGACAACAATGT ttATTTCTACTCCATCCCATACGGCAGGCGGCAGGACACGCTGATGGGTCACGACGATGCCGTCAGTAAAATGTGTTGGTTCGATGACCGGCTGTACACAGCGTCCTGGGACTCCACTGTCAAG GTCTGGCAGTGTGCTGCTGATAGCACGTCCAGTCACAAGAGATCCCAGTTTGAGTTACTGGCTGAGTTGGAACATGATGCTGGG GTGAACACCATCAGTCTGAATCCAGCGGGGACTCTGCTGGTGTCCGGCTGTAAAGACGGCACCGTCACCATCTGGGACACCAGCAGctacacaacactgcagcaagtCCACTGCCACACAGGAACCATCCACCACATGGCCTTTAGTCCTG ATAGCCGACACATTCTCAGTGTCGGTGCTGACTGCTGTATGAAGGTTACTGACGTCCAAACAGGAATGGTGATCTCGTCAGTgaaagctgaggaggagcagag gtgtttCTGCTGGGACGGAAGCTCGGTGCTGTGTGGGGGACGCTCCGGTGACCTCCTGCTGTGGGACCTGATCAgtaacacagtcaccaagaGGATCCCTGCACACTCAG ctgctgtcacagccATGTGGATGAACGAGCTGTGCACCACAGTGATCACAGGcggagaggacagacagaccaTCTTCTGGAAGCTCCAAAGttaa
- the nsmaf gene encoding protein FAN isoform X2 → MAFLKTPERTKERFSLLLLDLEEYYFEQHTAYHVTATSKKERKIRGSFKVCSRSVIFDPDDHEAPILKIPLRDCKKIEFVEKENNPFNEPRPSSISISCVQAIYIKESNVIAPYRNERGATKMNFQLEVGSKTEDVVSTLLQLHRASRLEKLGDQTAMIAANLQSRLARSSFDKNCFQSVAEKPHMECASEMVMPLVSNPGHICITDENLYFQPLNGYPEHVIQIKLHQIRRIYKRRHGLRPLGLEVFCTENDFCSDIYLKFYNTADRDEIYYYIATFLENHMTEHTAESYMLQWQRGHLSNYQYLLHLNNLADRSCNDLSQYPVFPWVLSDYSSAQLDMTNADTFRDLSKPVGALNKERLDRLLARYRGMPEPPFMYGSHYSSPGYVLFYLVRVAPEHMLCLQNGRYDHADRMFNSIGETWKNCLEGATDFKELIPEFYGNDWSFLENKLSLDLGRKQNGSFVGDVVLPPWASDASDFLQKHRTALESQYVSEHLHEWIDLVFGYKQRGSEAVAAHNVFHPLTYEGGIDCDSIEDPDQRIAMLTQILEFGQTPKQLFTSPHPQRITPRFHNMTRSSSITSPLSELSPASQSEDSSFEDLTEESRKLAWANMGNLKLLSSHKIHKEAVTGIAVTRDGAAIFSTSQDSTLKMFSKELQDFQRSMSFSNMALSSCLMLTDGKTVVCSSWDNNVYFYSIPYGRRQDTLMGHDDAVSKMCWFDDRLYTASWDSTVKVWQCAADSTSSHKRSQFELLAELEHDAGVNTISLNPAGTLLVSGCKDGTVTIWDTSSYTTLQQVHCHTGTIHHMAFSPDSRHILSVGADCCMKVTDVQTGMVISSVKAEEEQRCFCWDGSSVLCGGRSGDLLLWDLISNTVTKRIPAHSAAVTAMWMNELCTTVITGGEDRQTIFWKLQS, encoded by the exons ATGGCTTTTTTAAAGACGCCAGAGCGGACTAAAGAAAG atTTTCTCTCCTTTTGCTGGATCTGGAAGAGTATTATTTCGAACAGCACACTGCATACCACGTGACGGCCACTTCAAAAAAGGAGAG AAAAATCAGAGGCTCGTTCAAGGTCTGCTCCAGATCTGTCATATTTGATCCAGACGATCATGAAGCGCCAATTTTAAAG ATTCCTCTTCGGGACTGTAAGAAGATCGAGTTTGTGGAGAAAGAGAACAACCCTTTTAATGA GCCTCGCCCATCTTCCATTTCTATTTCATGTGTGCAG GCTATTTACATCAAAGAGAGCAATGTCATAGCACCTTACAGAAATGAGAGG GGAGCAACGAAAATGAATTTCCAGCTGGAAGTTGGGAGTAAAACAGAAGATGTGGTTTCAACATTACTTCAG CTCCATAGGGCGTCCCGTCTGGAAAAGCTTGGAGATCAGACTGCAATG ATTGCAGCCAATCTTCAGTCACGGCTGGCGAGGTCGTCTTTTGACAAAAACTG CTTTCAGAGTGTAGCTGAGAAGCCTCACATGGAGTGTGCATCGGAGATGGTCATGCCTCTGGTGTCTAATCCCGGCCACATCTGCATAACAGATGAAAACCTCTACTTCCAGCCACTCAATGGATATCCG GAACATGTGATTCAAATCAAGCTCCACCAAATCAGGAGAATCTACAAGAGGCGGCATGGACTACGACCACTG GGTCTCGAGGTGTTCTGCACTGAGAATGATTTCTGCTCTGATATCTACCTGAAGTTTTACAACACAGCCGACAGAGATGAGATCTACTACTACATCGCCACTTTCTTGG AGAACCACATGACGgagcacacagcagagagctACATGCTGCAGTGGCAGCGCGGCCATCTGAGCAACTACCAGTATCTCCTCCATCTCAACAACCTGGCTGACCGCAGCTGCAACGACCTCTCCCAGTATCCCGTCTTCCCCTGGGTGCTCAGTGACTACAGCAGTGCTCAGTTGG ATATGACAAACGCTGACACATTCAGGGACTTGAGCAAACCTGTCGGAGCCTTAAACAAGGAGCGGCTGGACAGGCTGCTG GCTCGCTACAGAGGCATGCCTGAACCTCCGTTCATGTACGGCAGTCACTACTCCTCTCCAGGCTATGTCCTGTTTTACCTGGTCAGAGTTG CTCCAGAGCACATGCTGTGTCTCCAGAACGGCCGCTATGATCATGCAGATCGCATGTTTAATAG CATAGGTGAAACGTGGAAAAACTGCTTGGAGGGGGCAACTGACTTCAAAgag TTGATTCCAGAGTTTTATGGGAACGACTGGAGCTTTCTAGAAAACAAACTGAGTCTGGATTTGGGCAGAAAGCAGAACGGAAGCTTTGTTGGCGATGTCGTTCTCCCACCGTGGGCCTCAG ATGCCAGCGATTTCCTTCAGAAGCACAGGACAGCTCTGGAGAGTCAGTACGTGTCGGAGCACCTTCATGAGTGGATCGACCTGGTGTTTGGCTATAAACAGAGAGGCAGTGAAGCTGTTGCGGCTCACAATG tgtTCCACCCACTGACTTATGAAGGTGGCATCGACTGTGACAG CATTGAGGACCCCGACCAGAGAATCGCCATGCTAACACAGATCCTGGAGTTCGGCCAGACGCCAAAACAGCTGTTCACCAGCCCCCACCCTCAGAGGATCACGCCGAGGTTTCACAACATGACCCGGAGCTCCAGCATCACCTCACCACTCAGTGAGCTGTCTCCAg cCTCTCAGAGCGAGGACTCGTCCTTTGAGGACCTGACCGAGGAGAGCAGGAAGCTGGCCTGGGCAAACATGGGAAATCTGAAACTTCTCTCCAGCCACAAGATCCATAAAGA GGCTGTTACAGGCATCGCTGTGACAAGAGACGGAGCAGCTATTTTCTCCACATCCCAAG ACTCAACACTTAAGATGTTTTCCAAAGAGCTGCAGGACTTCCAGAGGAGCATGTCCTTCTCTAACATG GCCCTGTCATCATGTTTGATGCTGACAGATGGGAAAACGGTGGTGTGCTCTTCGTGGGACAACAATGT ttATTTCTACTCCATCCCATACGGCAGGCGGCAGGACACGCTGATGGGTCACGACGATGCCGTCAGTAAAATGTGTTGGTTCGATGACCGGCTGTACACAGCGTCCTGGGACTCCACTGTCAAG GTCTGGCAGTGTGCTGCTGATAGCACGTCCAGTCACAAGAGATCCCAGTTTGAGTTACTGGCTGAGTTGGAACATGATGCTGGG GTGAACACCATCAGTCTGAATCCAGCGGGGACTCTGCTGGTGTCCGGCTGTAAAGACGGCACCGTCACCATCTGGGACACCAGCAGctacacaacactgcagcaagtCCACTGCCACACAGGAACCATCCACCACATGGCCTTTAGTCCTG ATAGCCGACACATTCTCAGTGTCGGTGCTGACTGCTGTATGAAGGTTACTGACGTCCAAACAGGAATGGTGATCTCGTCAGTgaaagctgaggaggagcagag gtgtttCTGCTGGGACGGAAGCTCGGTGCTGTGTGGGGGACGCTCCGGTGACCTCCTGCTGTGGGACCTGATCAgtaacacagtcaccaagaGGATCCCTGCACACTCAG ctgctgtcacagccATGTGGATGAACGAGCTGTGCACCACAGTGATCACAGGcggagaggacagacagaccaTCTTCTGGAAGCTCCAAAGttaa
- the LOC119008539 gene encoding cyclic nucleotide-gated cation channel beta-3-like: protein MRERTEELKEKAIDPYASSPEVSPPVTPLLRPDDYLRLQEERRIAKEEADKKKAEEAAKKAEEKKKKDEEKRLEAEKKAEEERLAEEAKKKAKLLPDINCACFDVLLHPIEEMMDDVLGKTVDPLDHRYIAWLSLVALAYNYNVWFVTARLAFPYHSDSVNHYWVICDILSDIVNIIDIVLWQPRLQFVKAGDIIKDRAETKAHYRKSPRFKTDIISILPFDLLCLHFDFSSFYRLNRFIRVESFFEFSDRLENVMSKAYIWRVARTTGYLLYVLHLNACIYYVASVNQGLGITHWVYNGKGAAYIRCYYFAVRSLINIGGLPEPTTTFEISFQMSNFFIGVFVFSSLIGQMRDVIGAATAGKTYFRASMDGCVEYMNTYSIPKHVQNRVRTWYNYTWAAQGMLDESELLDKMPLVMRTAIAVDVNLSTFQKIALFQGCDQQMLVDMLLRLKSIIYLPGDFVVKKGDIGKEMYIIKSGAVQVVGGPDNSIVFVTLKAGCVFGEISLLQSAKDGGNRRTANVKAHGFANLFVLEKKDLFDILVHYPESQKVLARKGRKLTKAKGPPGAKAPEEKPKGMTLFGPKPPTPKLMKAFANLRKLKKEQEK from the exons ATGAGGGAGCGCACAGAGGAGCTCAAAGAGAAGGCCATAGACCCGTACGCCTCTTCCCCAGAAGTCAGCCCGCCTGTCA CGCCTCTCCTGAGGCCGGACGACTACCTCAGGTTGCAGGAAGAGAGGCGGATAGCGAAGGAAGAGGCGGATAAAAAGAAGGCAGAGGAGGCGGCCaaaaaggcagaggagaagaagaagaaggacgaGGAGAAGAGACTGGAGGCCGAGAAGAAAGccgaggaggagaggctggcGGAGGAGGCCAAGAAGAAAGCAAAGCTCCTTCCAGACATCAACTGCGCCTGCTTCGACGTCCTCCTCCATCCGATTGAAGAAATGATGGACGACGTCTTGGGGAAAACAGTGGATCCTTTAG atcATCGGTACATCGCCTGGTTGTCCTTGGTAGCGTTGGCATACAACTACAATGTTTGGTTTGTCACCGCTCGCTTGGCCTTCCCTTACCACAGTGACAGTGTCAACCACTACTGGGTCATCTGCGACATTCTCAGTGACATCGTGAATATTATTGACATCGTGCTTTGGCAGCCCCGACTACAGTTTGTCAAAGCCGGGGACATCATT AAAGACAGAGCTGAGACCAAGGCACATTATCGGAAATCACCACGATTCAAG ACTGATATCATCAGTATCCTCCCGTTTGACCTCCTCTGCCTGCACTTTGACTTCTCCTCCTTCTACCGACTCAACCGCTTCATCAGG GTGGAGTCCTTCTTTGAGTTCAGCGATCGACTGGAAAACGTCATGTCCAAGGCCTACATCTGGAG AGTGGCTCGGACCACAGGTTACCTGCTCTACGTGCTCCATCTCAACGCCTGCATATACTACGTCGCCTCGGTAAATCAGGGTCTCGGGATAACCCACTGGGTGTACAACGGAAAGGGCGCAGC GTACATCCGCTGTTACTACTTTGCCGTCCGAAGTCTGATCAACATTGGCGGTCTTCCTGAGCCTACAACCACCTTTGAGATTAGCTTTCAGATGTCAAACTTTTTCATTGGTGTCTTTGTGTTCTCCAGTTTGATTGGACAG ATGAGAGACGTCATTGGGGCAGCAACAGCAGGTAAGACATACTTCCGAGCGTCGATGGACGGCTGTGTTGAATACATGAACACCTATTCGATTCCCAAGCATGTCCAGAACAGAGTGCGGACCTGGTACAACTACACCTGGGCTGCTCAGGGCATGCTGG ATGAGTCCGAGCTGCTGGACAAGATGCCTCTGGTGATGAGAACCGCCATCGCTGTGGACGTCAACCTGTCCACTTTCCAGAAGATCGCACTGTTTCAG GGCTGTGACCAGCAGATGTTGGTAGACATGTTGCTGAGGCTCAAGTCAATCATCTACCTGCCTGGAGACTTTGTTGTCAAGAAA GGTGACATCGGTAAAGAGATGTACATCATTAAGAGTGGAGcggtgcaggtggtgggaggtCCTGACAACAGTATTGTGTTTGTGACGCTGAAGGCCGGATGTGTGTTCGGAGAAATCAG TTTACTACAGTCTGCCAAAGATGGAGGAAACAGGCGCACAGCTAACGTGAAAGCACACGGATTTGCCAACCTTTTCGTCCTAGAAAAGAAAGACTTGTTTGATATCCTCGTCCACTACCCAGAGTCTCAGAAAGTTCTGGCCAGGAAGGGAAG GAAACTGACCAAGGCCAAAGGCCCTCCAGGCGCTAAAGCGCCAGAGGAGAAGCCCAAAGGTATGACTCTGTTTGGACCAAAGCCACCGACGCCCAAGTTAATGAAAGCATTTGCCAACTTAAGGAAATTGAAG AAAGAGCAAGAGAAATGA